Proteins encoded by one window of Desulfovibrio ferrophilus:
- the glgP gene encoding alpha-glucan family phosphorylase, which yields MKPIQTYSVVPKLPKNLKPLWSLAYNFWFAWNDRIVDLFSRIDARLWRESGGNPVAFINMLPQEMLVDLSNDELFLDRMTETVESLSAYLGSTASAVEFKGRDTSQPVIAYFSFEFGITPCLPIYSGGLGILAGDHLKSASDLNLPLVGVGLCYTQGYFRQYLTPDAWQNERYPVYDFEQMPLTEVMNEAGEPLKFLLDLRGQKVVVRIWKAAVGRVNLYLMDTNITENPPEVRELTTRLYGGDLEMRLKQEVLLGIGGMMALDVLGLSPTVIHMNEGHSAFAGLERIRRFMQDRDISFEAASELTASSCVFTTHTPVPAGNDRFPPDLMQRYFEGYARDMGIAFKVFLALGREDPRDDAESFCMTVLALRLSRFNNGVSKLHGEVSRKMWQRVWPQFPLQDVPIGAITNGVHHPSWVAADMAVLYDRFLGANWREDPDCDRVWRNADAIPDSELWRTHERLRERLVDFVRMRLRAELTERGARYKEIEAADDVLDPGALTIGFARRFATYKRANLLLQDKSRLLKLISRTERPIQFIFAGKAHPKDNEGKRLIQELVQLCRTPKCRNKMVFLTDYDMDVAEYMVQGCDVWLNTPRVPLEACGTSGMKAMANGVLHCSTLDGWWAEAYESNNSLGWAIGMGEYYDDLEHQDFVESQTLYNLLENDLVPEFYERGHGNLPRTWIRRMKKALLKLGPVFNGHRMVEEYAKVAYRPAYSNYNDLAADNFAKAKALAQWRMEIMTCWHGVEIRNVVSREPGQVHVGEAIEVDCEVNLNGLTAEDVTVEIYSGGVDHEGVFTDRRTKSMEPRDTTDDGWRRFSGMFKPSSPGRYGFNVRVLPSHANLLDSHSLGLIRWA from the coding sequence ATGAAACCGATCCAGACATACAGCGTGGTGCCCAAACTTCCCAAAAATCTGAAGCCGTTGTGGAGTCTTGCCTACAACTTCTGGTTCGCCTGGAACGACCGGATAGTGGATCTGTTCTCGCGAATTGATGCACGTCTGTGGCGCGAGAGCGGCGGCAATCCGGTGGCCTTCATCAATATGCTGCCTCAGGAAATGCTTGTGGACTTGTCCAACGACGAGCTGTTTCTGGATCGGATGACCGAAACGGTGGAATCCCTGTCTGCCTATCTGGGGAGTACGGCCTCCGCAGTGGAGTTCAAAGGGCGTGATACCTCCCAGCCCGTGATTGCCTATTTTTCTTTCGAATTCGGGATTACCCCCTGCCTGCCCATCTATTCCGGTGGTTTGGGCATCCTGGCGGGAGACCATCTGAAGTCAGCCAGTGACTTGAACCTCCCTCTTGTTGGTGTGGGCCTTTGCTATACTCAGGGCTATTTTCGTCAGTATCTGACCCCGGATGCCTGGCAGAATGAGCGCTACCCTGTCTATGATTTCGAACAGATGCCATTGACCGAGGTCATGAACGAGGCCGGAGAACCGCTGAAATTTCTCCTCGATCTCCGTGGTCAGAAAGTGGTGGTGCGCATCTGGAAAGCCGCAGTGGGGCGGGTGAATCTGTATCTGATGGATACCAATATCACTGAGAATCCTCCCGAGGTTCGGGAACTGACCACACGACTGTATGGCGGTGATCTGGAAATGCGCCTCAAGCAGGAGGTCCTGCTGGGTATTGGCGGCATGATGGCTCTTGATGTCTTGGGCCTTTCGCCCACGGTCATCCACATGAATGAGGGCCATTCGGCCTTTGCCGGGCTGGAACGCATCCGGCGATTCATGCAGGATCGTGACATTTCGTTTGAGGCTGCCAGTGAGCTTACGGCATCCAGTTGCGTGTTCACCACCCACACCCCTGTGCCAGCCGGTAATGACCGCTTTCCGCCTGATCTCATGCAGCGTTATTTCGAGGGCTATGCCCGTGATATGGGCATTGCCTTCAAGGTTTTTCTGGCCTTGGGCAGGGAAGACCCGCGTGATGATGCTGAGTCTTTCTGCATGACGGTATTGGCGCTTCGGTTGTCACGATTCAACAATGGCGTCAGCAAACTGCACGGCGAGGTCTCGCGTAAGATGTGGCAACGCGTTTGGCCACAATTCCCGCTGCAGGACGTGCCCATCGGGGCCATCACCAACGGGGTGCACCATCCGTCATGGGTGGCGGCGGACATGGCCGTGCTTTATGACCGTTTCTTGGGGGCCAACTGGCGGGAAGACCCGGATTGCGATCGGGTTTGGCGCAATGCGGATGCCATCCCTGACTCCGAACTGTGGCGCACGCACGAACGGCTACGTGAACGATTGGTTGACTTTGTGCGCATGCGGCTGCGGGCCGAGTTGACGGAACGCGGAGCCCGCTACAAGGAGATTGAGGCTGCGGATGATGTGCTTGATCCCGGAGCATTGACCATCGGGTTCGCGAGGCGGTTTGCCACCTACAAACGGGCAAATCTCTTGCTGCAGGACAAGTCACGGCTCTTGAAGCTCATTTCACGAACCGAGCGGCCCATTCAGTTCATTTTTGCAGGAAAGGCGCATCCTAAGGATAATGAAGGAAAGCGCTTGATCCAGGAATTGGTCCAGCTTTGTCGGACCCCCAAATGTCGCAACAAGATGGTGTTTTTGACTGACTATGACATGGATGTGGCCGAATACATGGTGCAGGGTTGTGATGTTTGGCTGAATACCCCGCGTGTACCTCTTGAGGCTTGTGGAACCTCGGGCATGAAGGCCATGGCCAACGGTGTCTTGCATTGTAGTACGCTAGATGGCTGGTGGGCTGAAGCCTATGAGTCCAATAACAGTCTGGGTTGGGCTATCGGGATGGGTGAGTATTACGACGATCTTGAGCATCAGGATTTTGTGGAATCCCAAACTTTATATAATTTATTGGAGAACGATCTGGTCCCAGAGTTCTATGAGCGTGGGCATGGCAATTTGCCTCGGACGTGGATCAGGCGCATGAAAAAGGCCCTGCTCAAGCTTGGTCCGGTATTCAACGGTCATCGCATGGTGGAGGAGTATGCAAAGGTGGCGTATCGGCCTGCCTATTCGAATTATAATGATCTGGCTGCCGACAATTTTGCCAAGGCCAAGGCTCTGGCCCAGTGGCGCATGGAAATCATGACTTGCTGGCATGGTGTGGAGATTCGCAATGTGGTGTCTCGTGAGCCAGGCCAGGTCCATGTGGGTGAGGCCATTGAAGTCGATTGCGAGGTCAATCTGAACGGACTGACAGCCGAAGACGTCACTGTGGAGATTTACAGCGGCGGCGTGGACCATGAAGGCGTGTTCACCGACCGGCGCACCAAGTCCATGGAACCAAGGGACACAACAGACGATGGCTGGCGCCGTTTCAGTGGCATGTTCAAACCCAGTTCTCCGGGGCGTTACGGGTTTAACGTGAGGGTTCTGCCTAGTCATGCCAACCTGCTGGATTCGCATAGTCTGGGTCTGATCCGCTGGGCGTAA
- the dut gene encoding dUTP diphosphatase: MTAPAPIEVNFKILHPLAAEMPPAYSTTGSAGFDLRACIDQDEIEIPAGGRHAFGTGIAIDIREPGWAAFIYSRSGLGTKKGLTVSQGVGVIDPDYRGEIIVSILNTSGQRRRIQRGERIAQLVFMPFRQGKMTQVEELSDTSRGSGGFGSTGKL; the protein is encoded by the coding sequence ATGACGGCCCCAGCTCCCATCGAAGTCAACTTCAAGATTCTGCACCCGCTGGCAGCCGAAATGCCTCCTGCCTATTCCACAACCGGCAGCGCGGGTTTCGACCTGCGTGCCTGCATCGATCAGGACGAAATCGAGATTCCCGCTGGGGGGCGCCATGCCTTTGGCACTGGAATCGCCATTGATATCCGCGAACCCGGCTGGGCAGCCTTCATCTATTCGCGCAGCGGATTGGGCACCAAAAAGGGGCTCACCGTAAGCCAGGGAGTAGGCGTCATTGACCCCGACTACAGGGGAGAAATCATTGTCTCAATTCTGAACACCTCAGGCCAGCGACGACGAATTCAGCGCGGAGAGCGCATCGCACAGTTGGTGTTCATGCCCTTTCGCCAGGGAAAAATGACCCAGGTGGAAGAATTGTCCGACACCTCCCGCGGCAGTGGGGGCTTCGG